One window of the Rosa rugosa chromosome 3, drRosRugo1.1, whole genome shotgun sequence genome contains the following:
- the LOC133736944 gene encoding BURP domain-containing protein 3-like, with amino-acid sequence MEYFRLVSVCAFLYVALALLGRSYASNDVSWGSYWQSAFPKTAIPKTLQELLHPDNWIEGKSRYTGFSKDDLNINTLLVSGSAFPTIGKDSYAEAASGKIQVEPDVTTFFLEKDLRLGKKMTLHFPKTTVAAEILPRKVAKSIPFSTNKLPQILNHFAVKPNSVEAEVIKQTIEDCEAPSIKGEDKYCATSLESLVDFTVSKLGKYVQVHSTEVENENKQEYKIGKGAVQRIGDRSVVCHKQKYVYAVFYCHEIHSTRAYVVPLVGADGTKAEAVAVCHTDTRTWNNKHFAFQALKIKPGTLPICHFLPSGNLVWVPNK; translated from the exons ATGGAGTACTTTCGCCTCGTTTCCGTCTGCGCTTTTCTCTAT GTCGCATTAGCACTGTTGGGAAGAAGCTATGCCTCTAATGATGTATCATGGGGTTCTTACTGGCAGTCAGCTTTCCCAAAAACTGCGATACCCAAAACCCTACAAGAACTTCTACATCCGG ACAACTGGATCGAAGGGAAAAGTAGATACACTGGGTTCAGCAAGGACGATCTAAACATCAACACCTTGCTAGTTTCCGGATCTGCATTTCCAACTATTGGTAAAGATAGCTATGCCGAGGCCGCCTCCGGAAAAATCCAAGTCGAGCCAGATGTGACTACTTTCTTTTTAGAAAAGGATCTGCGACTGGGGAAGAAGATGACCCTGCACTTCCCCAAAACCACAGTTGCCGCCGAGATCTTGCCTCGTAAAGTCGCCAAGTCCATACCCTTTTCGACGAACAAGCTGCCGCAGATTCTCAACCACTTTGCGGTGAAACCCAACTCCGTGGAAGCAGAAGTGATCAAACAGACGATCGAAGACTGCGAGGCTCCAAGCATCAAAGGGGAAGACAAGTACTGCGCCACGTCGTTGGAATCCTTGGTCGATTTTACCGTTTCGAAGCTCGGTAAATACGTGCAGGTGCATTCCACAGAGGTCGAAAACGAAAACAAACAGGAATATAAGATTGGAAAGGGAGCTGTGCAGCGAATTGGAGACAGGTCAGTGGTTTGTCACAAGCAGAAGTACGTGTATGCGGTTTTTTACTGCCATGAAATTCACTCAACTAGGGCTTACGTGGTTCCTTTGGTGGGTGCTGATGGAACTAAAGCTGAAGCAGTAGCTGTTTGCCACACTGATACAAGAACATGGAACAACAAGCATTTTGCTTTCCAGGCCCTCAAAATAAAGCCGGGAACACTTCCTATTTGTCACTTCTTGCCTAGTGGAAACCTTGTGTGGGTTCCAAACAAGTAG